Proteins encoded together in one Musa acuminata AAA Group cultivar baxijiao chromosome BXJ3-6, Cavendish_Baxijiao_AAA, whole genome shotgun sequence window:
- the LOC135640428 gene encoding protein kinase STUNTED-like encodes MKMAKEGEAAQKKRRRRRRGSSKKDEAFVEEEPKEKTGEGGEGKTVVVGIRMDSQSRELLTWALVKATAPGDRVLALHVLSSSSSAGEPPPAVDPGGQPAAVFSLAKELDAMLAVYEGFCNLKQIDLKLKICKGSSIRKLLVSETKSFAASQLILGVTKNNRTMGSYSISVAKYCAKKLPSYCSVVALSDGKIVFQRASAENNKSQEKSSKESTKIDGNNEMYCLLPIAGPKRLHDTACRPSLVPEDESTGCSNSPVGNDPNTIDGAPRDNCSICVPESDPASLNAAKDEDSLASAPAGKTEAPLSSSVPIVGKDLPEARHGWPSLRRLALTNRKSVSSEKHKISVVQWVKWLPNRHQSMHPDHKSKKSDGKHMTLGQDGESCAIVPVGASLPPPPFLVNDAEERLPEELVPLQQKYSSVCRLFSYEELIQATSSFLPENLIGNGGSSSVYKGYLSDGKELAVKILKPSEVAVKEFVSEIEIITTLHHKNIIPLLGFCMENNSLMLVYEYVSQGNLEEILHDKEENKHVLSWPERYKVAIGVSEALDYLHGGGSIEPVIHRDVKSSNILLSENFEPQLSDFGLAKWASATTSQPVCSDVAGTFGYLAPEYILYGKVNEKIDIYAFGVVLLELLSGRKPISSGCPKGQESLVMWAKPILQDEDVKLLIDPALKNDFNSDQVERMILAASLCVRRLHRARPSMSIVLKLLQGDDDTVKWARSEVTTRADVLDDEMPNLESDIRSHLNLALLDVEDDSISVSSMDHTVDSLTVSTSVENYLQWRWSRSSSFD; translated from the exons ATGAAGATGGCTAAAGAAGGAGAAGCTGctcagaagaagaggaggaggaggaggagggggagcagCAAAAAAGATGAGGCCTTTGTGGAGGAGGAGCCGAAAGAGAAGACCggggagggaggagaagggaagacggTGGTGGTGGGCATCAGGATGGACTCGCAGAGCCGAGAACTCCTTACGTGGGCGCTCGTCAAGGCCACCGCCCCCGGTGACCGCGTCCTCGCCCTCCACGTCCTCTCCTCGTCCTCCTCAGCCGGCGAGCCCCCACCGGCCGTAGATCCCGGTGGCCAGCCCGCCGCCGTGTTCTCTCTCGCCAAGGAACTCGACGCCATGCTCGCCGTCTACGAGGGCTTCTGCAACCTAAAGCAG ATCGACCTAAAGCTGAAAATTTGCAAGGGCTCGTCCATCCGCAAGCTTCTTGTCAGCGAGACGAAATCTTTCGCTGCGTCACAACTCATTCTTGGGGTGACCAAGAACAACCGCACCATGGG GTCGTATTCGATCTCTGTAGCCAAGTACTGCGCCAAGAAGCTACCAAGCTATTGCTCGGTGGTCGCGTTGAGCGACGGCAAGATCGTTTTCCAGAGAGCATCAGCAG AGAACAACAAATCTCAGGAGAAGTCGAGCAAGGAGTCAACTAAGATTGACGGGAACAACGAGATGTACTGCTTGTTGCCGATTGCAGGCCCGAAGAGGTTGCATGACACAGCCTGCAGGCCTTCGCTTGTGCCAGAAGATGAGTCGACTGGCTGTAGCAATTCCCCTGTCGGGAACGACCCAAACACCATCGATGGCGCACCGAGGGATAACTGCTCAATCTGTGTACCTGAATCTGATCCTGCTTCCCTGAATGCGGCGAAGGATGAGGACTCTTTGGCCTCGGCTCCAGCGGGGAAAACTGAAGCTCCACTGAGCAGCTCTGTGCCAATTGTGGGCAAGGATCTACCAGAAGCTCGACATGGTTGGCCTTCTCTTAGAAGACTGGCCTTGACCAACAGGAAGAGTGTCTCCTCTGAGAAGCATAAGATCTCTGTGGTCCAGTGGGTGAAGTGGCTTCCGAACCGACACCAATCTATGCATCCAGATCACAAGTCCAAGAAATCAGATGGAAAACATATGACACTCGGCCAAGATGGAGAGAGCTGTGCCATTGTTCCGGTTGGAGCCAGTCTGCCACCACCCCCGTTTCTTGTCAATGACGCAGAAGAAAGGCTTCCAGAGGAGTTGGTGCCTCTTCAACAAAAGTATTCATCCGTTTGTAGATTATTCAGCTACGAAGAACTGATCCAAGCAACATCCAGCTTCTTACCTG AGAATCTAATTGGGAATGGTGGCAGTAGCAGTGTTTATAAGGGCTACCTTTCAGATGGCAAGGAATTGGCTGTGAAAATCTTGAAGCCTTCTGAAGTTGCAGTAAAAGAGTTTGTTTCGGAGATTGAGATTATTACGACCTTGCATCACAAAAACATTATCCCATTGCTTGGATTTTGCATGGAGAACAATAGTCTGATGTTGGTCTATGAGTATGTATCACAGGGTAACTTAGAAGAAATCCTCCATG ATAAAGAAGAGAACAAGCATGTTCTCAGTTGGCCTGAGAGATACAAGGTAGCAATAGGCGTCTCAGAGGCACTGGATTATTTACATGGGGGTGGTAGTATTGAGCCTGTGATCCATAGAGATGTGAAATCCTCAAACATCCTTCTCTCCGAGAATTTTGAGCCACAG TTGTCGGACTTCGGATTGGCAAAATGGGCATCAGCAACAACATCGCAACCCGTTTGCAGTGATGTTGCAGGGACTTTTGG TTACTTAGCTCCTGAGTACATCTTGTATGGGAAAGTTAATGAAAAGATTGACATCTACGCTTTTGGTGTGGTGCTTCTCGAGCTTCTTTCAGGAAGGAAGCCCATCAGCTCTGGTTGTCCCAAGGGCCAGGAGAGCCTTGTCATGTGG GCAAAGCCAATCTTACAAGACGAAGACGTTAAGCTGCTTATAGATCCAGCCTTAAAGAACGACTTCAATAGTGATCAAGTGGAAAGGATGATCTTAGCTGCTTCCCTGTGTGTAAGGAGGCTTCATCGTGCACGACCTTCGATGAGCATT GTACTGAAACTACTCCAAGGAGATGATGATACTGTTAAGTGGGCAAGGTCAGAAGTTACCACTCGGGCTGATGTGTTGGATGATGAAATGCCGAACCTGGAATCCGACATCCGATCGCATCTTAATCTTGCATTGCTCGATGTGGAGGATGACTCGATCTCAGTCAGCAGCATGGATCACACGGTTGATTCCCTGACGGTGAGCACTTCCGTGGAGAACTACCTGCAATGGAGATGGAGCCGCTCGTCAAGCTTCGATTGA
- the LOC103988151 gene encoding F-box protein At5g39450, protein MSGGVAVEAEDCGSGFFLGLPDDVLALISAGLHHGDLCALALCCRGLHAAIAASERVWLAQCRRLGPPPHLLSRWRMGVRSYRALCRFLAAVAPLLGIWVHQNPELGNVVCVIWGFLSIVGVRVIPQELGPLGLDAGPLLWAPVFEILADANGAPSRFFLHGRDCGFDCLYPGFVRSIESSCNVLFLEADARHIVSTFPSKQHLFPARSFPAISESKGPSLGRQYCRSYATVIYRSLAAPRASSLPFSRLPFRDGRRLLELVAARVRLKVPRDLASAPLFERSSFCDDASLLADRRLELLEMLKLNGGWINRDVAELALGLMEHQSAENINAIDDRPCPAAHQGRAFSSITGYLKQFMGRSSIPSASCSISRNGSSSGSSKNKHAQLQEFLRSGDLIGLSLRATHMRLTTYRAWPNMHDSRIALYKLPLQGPMAGREYAGLWGGTFGWPPGQPSEGKSEKALFFLLLSYEEVEGHLLLIGTKILEGTHYVLHPNGSAMFIAKMDEIGSEPFPWETSAESLQVEVKNSYSGEGIVSGYGFQYGFQYPGSKPGSLFVLQNGLLAFVWKESKSVLTLQRVDLQELLKKGERVPVLPPIANFAYLTKSYSNVFAGFPTNSGFIPHI, encoded by the exons ATGTCCGGTGGGGTGGCGGTGGAGGCGGAGGATTGCGGCTCCGGTTTTTTCTTAGGGCTGCCGGACGACGTGCTGGCGCTCATCTCTGCCGGGCTCCACCACGGTGACCTCTGCGCTCTTGCCCTCTGCTGCCGCGGCCTCCATGCGGCCATAGCGGCCTCCGAGAGGGTCTGGCTCGCGCAGTGCCGTCGCCTCGGCCCGCCGCCCCACCTCCTTTCCAGGTGGCGAATGGGCGTTCGCTCCTACCGCGCCCTCTGCCGCTTCCTCGCTGCCGTCGCACCGCTTCTTGGCATATGGGTGCATCAGAACCCGGAGCTGGGCAACGTCGTCTGCGTCATCTGGGGTTTCCTCTCCATCGTCGGCGTCCGCGTCATTCCCCAGGAACTCGGGCCCCTGGGCCTCGACGCTGGACCGCTTCTCTGGGCGCCGGTTTTCGAGATCCTCGCCGATGCCAACGGCGCGCCCTCTCGCTTCTTCCTCCACGGCCGAGACTGCGGCTTCGACTGCCTCTACCCTGGCTTCGTCCGATCCATCGAGTCCTCTTGCAACGTGCTCTTTCTAGAGGCCGATGCCCGTCACATAGTCTCCACCTTTCCCTCGAAACAGCATTTGTTCCCCGCCCGGAGCTTCCCTGCCATTTCTGAATCCAAAGGTCCAAGTTTAGGAAGACAATATTGCCGGTCGTATGCCACCGTAATCTACCGTTCCTTGGCTGCTCCGCGGGCTTCTTCCCTTCCCTTCAGCCGATTGCCATTTAGAGATGGCCGCCGGCTTCTAGAATTGGTGGCGGCCAGAGTCCGCCTCAAGGTCCCCCGGGACCTGGCCTCTGCTCCTCTATTCGAACGATCCTCTTTTTGCGATGATGCCAGTCTCTTGGCAGATCGAAGGTTGGAGCTCCTCGAAATGCTTAAGCTTAATGGAGGATGGATCAATCGGGATGTGGCTGAGTTGGCATTAGGCTTGATGGAGCACCAAAGTGCTGAAAACATCAACGCCATCGACGACCGGCCATGTCCTGCTGCTCACCAAGGGAGAGCCTTTTCCTCCATAACTGGGTACTTGAAACAATTCATGGGCAGGTCCAGCATTCCCAGTGCATCCTGTTCGATTTCGAGAAATGGGAGTTCTTCGGGCAGCAGCAAGAACAAGCATGCGCAGCTCCAAGAGTTCTTGAGGTCAGGCGATCTCATCGGACTGAGCTTACGAGCAACACACATGAGGCTAACTACGTACAGGGCATGGCCCAACATGCACGACAGCAGGATCGCGCTGTATAAACTCCCATTACAGGGTCCAATGGCTGGCCGAGAGTATGCAGGCCTGTGGGGTGGCACCTTTGGCTGGCCTCCGGGACAGCCTTCTGAGGGCAAATCAGAGAAGGCCTTGTTCTTCTTGTTGCTTTCTTACGAGGAGGTCGAAGGTCATCTTCTGCTAATCGGCACCAAGATACTGGAAGGAACCCATTATGTCCTCCACCCCAATGGCTCGGCAATGTTCATCGCGAAGATGGATGAGATAGGATCAGAGCCATTCCCATGGGAGACTAGTGCTGAGTCTCTTCAGGTGGAAGTAAAAAATAGTTACTCCGGGGAGGGGATTGTGAGTGGTTATGGGTTCCAGTACGGGTTCCAGTACCCAGGATCGAAGCCTGGCTCCTTGTTCGTGCTCCAGAATGGACTACTTGCATTTGTGTGGAAGGAGTCGAAGTCTGTCCTGACCTTGCAGAGAGTAGACTTGCAAGAGCTTCTaaagaaaggagaaagagtgCCCGTGTTGCCGCCAATTGCAAACTTTGCCTATCTTACAAAGTCTTACTCTAACGTCTTCGCAGGCTTCCCTACTAATTCAG GTTTCATTCCACATATCTGA
- the LOC135640429 gene encoding NAC domain-containing protein 48-like, with product MNRVLGYLISFTRVQHPYPPTSKKNANPYQLRVALATAKPPVSPSGTRGPGSDETGDVSHDRIPPQPSLGKPPTAAGCVTRRLVVLLEAAHRLGPALDRFATALSVSSTHPHPFRVYLCGSARGFPSFKASLPFPALIYHAGDPTGVDRRDRTMNGGDLQLPPGFRFHPTDDELVMHYLCRRCAGLPVAVPIIAELDLYKFDPWHLPGMALYGEKEWYFFSPRDRKYPNGSRPNRAAGSGYWKATGADKPVGSPKPVAIKKALVFYIGKAPKGDKTNWIMHEYRLADVDRSARKKNSLRLDDWVLCRIYNKKGSSGSEKLGNTDGKPVVSRSVWPGPATSPEERKPVLGPYAPSPLAHVPAEMVYSFAPSDSMPKLHADSSCSERPEFTCEREVQSQPRWRPTTEWDRALGLESAATAAGGSVFSQIEPGLFSSESRDPFQDILTYLGKPF from the exons ATGAATCGTGTGCTCGGGTACCTAATCTCTTTCACCCGCGTCCAGCATCCTTATCCACCCACGTCAAAAAAGAACGCGAATCCGTACCAGCTACGTGTCGCGCTAGCGACGGCCAAACCCCCAGTCAGCCCTAGCGGGACCCGCGGGCCGGGAAGCGACGAAACAGGTGACGTAAGCCATGACAGAATCCCGCCGCAACCCTCGCTAGGTAAGCCCCCCACCGCCGCTGGATGCGTGACACGGAGGCTGGTGGTCCTTCTCGAAGCTGCCCACCGCCTGGGCCCCGCACTCGACCGGTTTGCCACCGCGTTGTCGGTTTCTTCGACCCACCCGCACCCCTTTCGCGTCTATTTATGTGGCTCTGCTCGTGGCTTTCCAAGTTTTAAAGCTTCTCTCCCCTTCCCTGCCTTAATATATCACGCGGGAGATCCGACGGGCGTGGATCGAAGGGATCGAACGATGAACGGCGGAGATCTGCAGCTGCCACCCGGGTTCCGGTTCCACCCCACGGACGACGAGCTCGTGATGCACTACCTCTGCCGTAGGTGCGCCGGCCTCCCCGTCGCCGTCCCCATCATCGCCGAGCTCGACCTCTACAAGTTCGACCCCTGGCACCTCCCAG GGATGGCGCTGTACGGGGAGAAGGAGTGGTATTTCTTCTCGCCGAGGGACCGGAAGTACCCCAACGGGTCGAGGCCGAACCGGGCGGCCGGGTCGGGGTACTGGAAGGCGACCGGTGCGGATAAGCCGGTCGGATCGCCTAAGCCGGTGGCCATCAAGAAGGCCCTCGTGTTCTACATCGGGAAGGCCCCCAAGGGCGACAAGACCAACTGGATCATGCACGAGTACCGCCTCGCCGACGTCGACCGCTCCGCCCGCAAGAAGAACTCGCTCCGG CTGGATGACTGGGTTCTATGCCGTATCTACAACAAGAAAGGAAGCAGCGGTTCGGAGAAGCTTGGGAACACGGATGGGAAGCCGGTGGTGTCAAGGAGCGTCTGGCCGGGCCCAGCCACGAGCCCCGAGGAGCGGAAGCCGGTGCTCGGCCCTTACGCACCATCGCCGCTCGCCCACGTGCCGGCGGAGATGGTGTACAGCTTTGCCCCGTCGGACTCGATGCCGAAGCTGCACGCCGACTCGAGCTGCTCGGAGCGGCCGGAGTTCACGTGCGAGAGGGAGGTCCAGAGCCAGCCGCGGTGGCGGCCCACCACCGAGTGGGACCGGGCCCTCGGCCTCGAGTCCGCCGCTACCGCCGCCGGCGGCTCGGTCTTCTCCCAGATCGAACCGGGTCTGTTCTCCTCCGAGTCGAGGGACCCGTTCCAGGACATCCTCACGTACCTGGGGAAGCCCTTTTGA